Proteins co-encoded in one Streptomyces roseochromogenus subsp. oscitans DS 12.976 genomic window:
- a CDS encoding helix-turn-helix transcriptional regulator, giving the protein MVLVERERQLEQLSGLLENCLHGDGSVVVLRGPVAVGKTELLHTFAEQVAGDRVRVLSAAASPVERHLSFGLLSQLLHGADAAYAQRAEAVIGVEARADGTVGPQVLEGVSRIFLDMSAEEPLLIGVDDVYHADADSLQCLLFLARRLRRSRIMLVLGDQDRSGARHAALGTELSRHPYCTQIRLAPLTCDGVAALLAHDLDAHVAHSLASAAFAVTGGNPLLVRALAEDWEASTRSAGKEPPTGPVVGDRFAERVVSCLHRLEPDALDVVRAIAVLGEAPRTELVARLSGVGAIETRALVELLNASGLLHHGRYRHRAAQDAVLRDFGAPGRIAWHRRAAAMLHAEGGHSTSIAHQLIAAGETDEPWATAVLQESAASATASGQVDFALDCLELAHSLADDEQQRAVSRAVLAEAEWRVDPARAVRHLGQLADAANRGLLTERQSLAVLEYLLWHGRVDEAAATLDRLAATATGPEAVELGAVRACLELCYPTQRRRVGTGTPAPAHGDPRSGSAPSLVTTVLTAVRGDVAVSGDHLWQGLRTDEPLARISLGLLALARPERLAAVAPWCLPMLADAAGHDGPDWRGLFTAARADAALLRGDLPAAGRFASAALDETSRASWGVLAGAPLACLLTTAVETGRYEDAAGYLNMPTPGALLETPFGLRYLRARGQYHLAVGRPYAALSDFRTCGQLLLDWEADGPQQMPWRIDAAQALVRLDRLDEARTLLEEQLDGLPADDARTLGRALRHLAATLEPHERPGLLNDSVEALQAAGDRVELAHTLADLGSAYAATGDSRRARPTLRRAWRAAQECHAERLARFLQPGLAGTSPAGPASGGAALRGDRAAELSAAERRVGGLAAQGHSNRQIAQRLCITVSTVEQHLTQVYRKLRVRNRTDLPVFLETADNESGVDPLLADSFSNSSPYSP; this is encoded by the coding sequence ATGGTGCTGGTCGAGCGGGAGCGTCAACTCGAACAGCTTTCCGGCCTGCTGGAGAACTGCCTGCACGGAGACGGCAGCGTCGTCGTCCTCCGGGGCCCGGTGGCGGTCGGCAAGACGGAACTGCTGCACACCTTCGCCGAGCAGGTGGCGGGCGACCGGGTACGCGTCCTCAGCGCCGCCGCCTCACCGGTGGAACGGCACCTGTCCTTCGGCCTGCTCAGTCAGCTCCTGCACGGCGCCGACGCCGCGTACGCGCAGCGGGCCGAGGCCGTCATCGGCGTCGAGGCCCGGGCGGACGGCACGGTCGGCCCCCAGGTGCTTGAGGGTGTCTCACGGATCTTTCTCGACATGAGCGCCGAGGAACCGCTGCTCATCGGGGTCGACGACGTCTACCACGCGGACGCCGACTCGCTGCAGTGCCTGCTCTTCCTCGCCCGTCGGCTGCGCCGGTCGCGCATCATGCTCGTCCTGGGCGACCAGGACCGCTCCGGGGCCCGGCACGCGGCTCTTGGCACCGAGCTGTCGCGTCATCCGTACTGCACCCAGATCCGGCTGGCTCCGCTCACCTGCGACGGCGTCGCGGCGCTGCTCGCGCACGACCTCGACGCGCATGTGGCGCACAGTCTCGCCTCGGCCGCGTTCGCCGTCACCGGCGGCAATCCGCTGCTGGTACGGGCACTGGCCGAGGACTGGGAGGCGTCCACCCGATCCGCGGGCAAGGAACCGCCCACCGGCCCCGTGGTGGGAGACCGCTTCGCCGAGCGAGTCGTGAGCTGTCTCCACCGGCTCGAACCGGACGCGCTCGACGTGGTCCGCGCCATCGCCGTGCTCGGTGAGGCACCCCGCACGGAGCTCGTCGCCAGGCTCAGCGGAGTCGGCGCCATCGAGACCCGCGCCCTCGTCGAACTGCTCAACGCATCGGGGCTGCTGCACCACGGCCGCTACCGCCATCGCGCCGCCCAGGACGCCGTCCTGAGGGACTTCGGGGCGCCCGGGCGCATCGCGTGGCACCGGCGCGCCGCCGCGATGCTGCACGCCGAGGGCGGTCATTCCACCTCGATCGCCCATCAGCTCATCGCCGCCGGCGAGACGGACGAACCGTGGGCGACGGCAGTGCTGCAGGAATCCGCCGCCAGCGCGACAGCCAGCGGCCAGGTCGACTTCGCCCTCGACTGCCTCGAACTGGCCCACTCCCTCGCCGACGACGAACAGCAGCGCGCCGTGAGCCGTGCGGTGCTCGCCGAGGCCGAGTGGCGCGTCGACCCCGCACGCGCCGTACGCCATCTCGGACAGCTCGCGGACGCCGCGAACCGGGGGCTGTTGACGGAGCGTCAGTCACTGGCCGTACTCGAGTACCTCCTGTGGCACGGCCGAGTGGACGAGGCGGCCGCGACGCTCGACCGGCTGGCCGCGACGGCGACCGGACCGGAAGCGGTGGAACTCGGCGCCGTGCGCGCCTGCCTGGAGCTCTGCTACCCGACTCAACGCCGACGCGTGGGTACCGGAACCCCGGCCCCCGCACACGGGGACCCGCGCTCCGGCAGCGCCCCCTCACTGGTCACCACCGTGCTCACGGCCGTACGGGGCGATGTGGCGGTGTCGGGCGACCACCTCTGGCAAGGCCTGCGCACCGACGAGCCGCTCGCCAGGATCTCGTTGGGCCTGCTGGCGCTGGCCAGGCCCGAGCGGCTCGCGGCGGTGGCGCCTTGGTGCCTGCCGATGCTCGCGGACGCCGCCGGTCACGACGGTCCGGACTGGCGGGGACTGTTCACCGCGGCGCGCGCCGACGCCGCACTGCTCCGGGGCGATCTGCCGGCCGCCGGCCGGTTCGCCTCGGCAGCCCTGGACGAGACATCGAGGGCGAGTTGGGGGGTGCTGGCCGGCGCGCCGCTCGCCTGTCTGCTCACCACCGCCGTGGAGACGGGGCGTTACGAAGACGCTGCCGGATATCTGAACATGCCGACACCGGGCGCACTGCTGGAGACGCCGTTCGGACTCAGGTACCTGCGGGCGCGCGGGCAGTACCACCTCGCGGTCGGCCGCCCCTACGCCGCCCTGAGCGACTTCAGGACCTGCGGCCAGCTCCTGCTGGACTGGGAGGCCGACGGCCCCCAGCAGATGCCGTGGCGGATCGACGCCGCCCAGGCCCTTGTGCGCCTCGACCGCTTGGACGAGGCGCGCACGCTCCTGGAGGAGCAGCTCGACGGCCTTCCCGCCGACGACGCACGCACCCTCGGCCGGGCGCTGCGGCATCTGGCCGCGACATTGGAGCCGCACGAGCGGCCGGGCCTGCTCAACGACTCGGTGGAGGCGTTGCAGGCGGCCGGCGACCGGGTGGAACTCGCCCACACCCTCGCCGACCTCGGCAGCGCTTATGCCGCGACCGGTGACTCACGGCGGGCCAGGCCGACCCTGCGCCGGGCGTGGCGGGCGGCGCAGGAGTGCCACGCGGAGCGCCTGGCCCGGTTCCTGCAGCCCGGTCTCGCGGGTACGTCGCCGGCGGGGCCCGCCTCCGGAGGAGCAGCCCTGCGAGGCGATCGCGCAGCCGAGCTCAGTGCGGCCGAGCGCCGGGTCGGGGGGCTGGCCGCGCAGGGCCACAGCAACCGGCAGATAGCACAGCGGCTG
- a CDS encoding flavin reductase family protein: MSLQRYEADLRRLMAGFPTGVSVVTALAPDGTPWGMTCTSLCSVALDPPTLLVCLRAGSPTLRAALDSGSLSVNLLHQRARSTSELFGSGAADRFDQVPWVPAQNGGPHLIEAAHTIADCTVTAEQTVGDHAVVMARVTLVTSLCRPIPLLYGMRRYGSWAEDAENGFLSYDFIS; the protein is encoded by the coding sequence ATGTCGCTCCAGCGGTACGAAGCCGATCTGCGCCGTCTGATGGCCGGATTCCCCACAGGTGTCTCGGTCGTGACGGCACTGGCCCCGGACGGCACTCCCTGGGGGATGACCTGCACCTCCCTGTGCAGCGTCGCCCTCGACCCACCCACACTGCTCGTCTGTCTGCGCGCCGGCAGCCCCACCCTCCGCGCGGCCCTCGACAGCGGGTCGCTCTCGGTGAACCTGCTCCACCAACGCGCCCGCTCCACCTCGGAGTTGTTCGGCTCGGGGGCAGCGGACCGGTTCGACCAGGTGCCGTGGGTCCCGGCGCAGAACGGCGGCCCCCATCTGATCGAGGCGGCGCACACGATCGCCGACTGCACCGTCACCGCGGAACAGACCGTCGGCGACCACGCGGTGGTCATGGCCCGCGTCACGCTCGTCACCTCGCTGTGCCGGCCGATTCCCCTGCTGTACGGGATGCGCCGCTACGGGTCCTGGGCGGAGGACGCGGAGAACGGCTTCCTGTCGTACGACTTCATCTCCTGA
- a CDS encoding MFS transporter: MYKNSGKERAVSPGGVLWTVSVAQLMVSLDVSVVNVALPSMRTALGFDESGLSWVVNAYTLTFGGLLLLGGRAADRFGRRPLLLIGLALFGITSLLGGLAQDPGQLIAARAVQGVGAALIAPAALAVLTTSFPAGPQRGKALGVYSAVTAGGAAVGVVVGGLLTEYVNWRWVMLVNVPMALIGVWLARHHVAKAGAGDTARRLDVVGAILATLGTSLLVFALVRTETESWGSASTIGGLVVAAVLLTGFFVYEGTYAKEPLLRLRVLTNRSVSGANLFMMMVSITIFTSFFFVSLYLQQVLGMGALKAGLAFLPFCLGLVVGSLYAVKLLARFSARQLLIVGGIIGAVGMAWFSQIRPDGTFLVDVLGPSLVTSFGIGPLLVPIANAATAGVAPHEAGMASGLLNSARQLGGSIGLAAMGTVAATVTSDAAASASPGQRLTDGYGMVFASNSGLLIFAVLVAVFILPRKGPGPMPGPAPRQEAGPMARPDARREKATPAERG, translated from the coding sequence ATGTATAAAAATTCGGGGAAGGAACGGGCCGTAAGCCCTGGAGGCGTTCTGTGGACCGTCTCCGTCGCCCAACTCATGGTCTCGCTCGACGTCTCGGTGGTGAACGTCGCGCTGCCGTCGATGCGGACGGCGCTCGGCTTCGACGAGTCGGGGCTGTCCTGGGTGGTCAACGCCTACACGCTCACCTTCGGCGGACTGCTGCTCCTGGGCGGACGGGCCGCTGACCGGTTCGGCCGCAGGCCACTGCTCCTGATCGGCCTCGCGCTCTTCGGCATCACCTCGCTCCTGGGCGGTCTCGCACAGGATCCGGGGCAGCTGATCGCCGCGCGCGCCGTGCAGGGCGTGGGTGCCGCACTGATCGCCCCGGCCGCGCTCGCGGTCCTGACGACGAGCTTCCCGGCCGGGCCGCAGCGCGGCAAAGCGCTCGGCGTGTACAGCGCCGTCACGGCCGGCGGCGCCGCCGTCGGCGTCGTGGTGGGCGGTCTGCTGACGGAGTACGTCAACTGGCGTTGGGTCATGTTGGTGAACGTCCCGATGGCACTCATCGGTGTCTGGCTCGCCCGTCATCACGTGGCGAAGGCCGGCGCGGGGGACACGGCGCGCCGACTCGACGTGGTCGGTGCGATCCTGGCCACCCTGGGCACGTCACTCCTGGTCTTCGCACTGGTCAGGACCGAGACCGAGTCGTGGGGTTCGGCATCCACGATCGGCGGTCTGGTCGTCGCGGCGGTCCTGCTGACCGGATTCTTCGTCTACGAGGGCACCTACGCCAAGGAACCGCTGCTGCGCCTGCGTGTGCTCACCAACCGGTCGGTGTCCGGCGCGAACCTCTTCATGATGATGGTCTCCATCACGATCTTCACCTCCTTCTTCTTCGTCTCCCTCTACCTCCAGCAGGTCCTCGGGATGGGAGCGCTGAAGGCCGGCCTCGCGTTCCTGCCGTTCTGCCTGGGCCTCGTCGTGGGATCGCTGTACGCGGTGAAGCTGCTCGCCCGGTTCTCGGCGCGTCAGCTGCTCATCGTCGGCGGGATCATCGGCGCCGTCGGCATGGCCTGGTTCAGCCAGATCCGGCCGGACGGCACCTTCCTGGTCGACGTCCTGGGACCGTCGCTGGTGACCAGCTTCGGCATCGGGCCGCTGCTCGTCCCCATCGCCAACGCGGCGACCGCGGGGGTTGCCCCGCACGAGGCCGGCATGGCATCAGGCCTGCTGAACAGCGCGCGCCAGCTCGGCGGCAGCATCGGCCTGGCCGCGATGGGCACGGTCGCGGCTACCGTCACGTCGGACGCGGCCGCATCGGCCTCACCGGGCCAGCGGCTCACCGACGGATACGGCATGGTGTTCGCGTCCAACAGCGGTCTGCTGATCTTCGCCGTCCTCGTCGCCGTGTTCATCCTCCCCCGCAAGGGCCCCGGCCCCATGCCGGGCCCGGCTCCCCGCCAGGAGGCCGGGCCGATGGCCCGTCCCGACGCGCGGAGGGAGAAGGCGACTCCGGCAGAGCGGGGTTGA
- a CDS encoding isochorismatase family protein has product MDVSVIDPYPMPGPDLLVENRVDWTVDPERSALLVLNMQGFFLRPYARGTSPLDPLLANCSALMETCRRLRVPIVHTVQPGTQAPGERGLLTDFWGKGLDDVLEDAAIVDEVAPDASGAVLSAWRYSAFFGSGLERQLRSLGCEQLVICGVYAHLGCATTAVDAFSHNLEVFLAADAVADFSAHEHRAALAWAASCCAAVKPTAELTAELLGDAARAPRS; this is encoded by the coding sequence ATGGACGTCTCCGTGATCGACCCGTATCCGATGCCCGGGCCGGACCTTCTCGTCGAGAACAGGGTCGACTGGACCGTGGACCCCGAGCGATCCGCTCTGCTCGTCCTGAACATGCAGGGATTCTTCCTCCGGCCGTACGCCCGGGGCACCTCGCCGCTCGACCCGCTGCTGGCCAACTGCTCGGCCCTGATGGAGACGTGCCGCCGGCTGCGCGTGCCGATCGTTCACACCGTGCAGCCGGGCACCCAGGCGCCGGGTGAGCGCGGCCTCCTCACGGACTTCTGGGGGAAGGGCCTCGACGACGTCCTTGAGGACGCGGCCATCGTGGACGAGGTCGCCCCGGACGCGAGCGGAGCCGTGCTGTCGGCGTGGCGCTACAGCGCCTTCTTCGGCTCGGGCCTGGAGCGACAGCTGCGGTCGCTGGGCTGCGAACAGCTCGTGATCTGCGGCGTGTACGCCCATCTGGGCTGTGCCACCACGGCGGTGGACGCGTTCAGCCACAACCTGGAGGTCTTCCTCGCGGCCGACGCGGTCGCGGACTTCAGCGCCCATGAGCACCGGGCGGCGCTCGCCTGGGCGGCGAGCTGCTGCGCGGCCGTGAAGCCCACCGCGGAGCTGACGGCGGAGCTGCTCGGCGACGCCGCCCGCGCCCCCCGGAGCTGA